A stretch of Bradyrhizobium sp. CCBAU 53338 DNA encodes these proteins:
- a CDS encoding alpha/beta fold hydrolase: MSNYAGRAGSVVRYVDAPNLSIGAAGTTFAYRDIGPRTDVPVILLNHWGAVLDNFDPRIVDGVATRHRVIAIDYRGVGASSGKAPVTVGEMARDTIALISALGFVKIDLLGFSLGGFVAQDIALKVPGLVRKLVLTGTGPAGGKGIEKVGPVSWPLMIKGLLTLRDPKVYLFFTSTANGRKAANAFLARLKERKVDRDKGATPEVLLRQLKAIKSWAQQTPQDLGSIRIPVLIANGDSDIMVPTANSIDMARRIQGPQLIIYEDAGHGGIFQHYADFVPKALSFLEA; encoded by the coding sequence ATGTCCAATTATGCAGGCCGCGCCGGATCGGTGGTGCGCTATGTCGATGCGCCAAATCTTTCGATCGGTGCTGCAGGAACCACTTTTGCCTATCGCGACATCGGTCCACGTACCGACGTGCCGGTGATCCTTCTCAACCATTGGGGTGCGGTTCTCGACAATTTTGATCCGAGGATCGTCGATGGGGTCGCCACTAGGCATCGCGTGATCGCAATCGATTACCGAGGTGTCGGCGCTTCAAGCGGGAAAGCGCCTGTAACTGTGGGCGAAATGGCGCGAGATACGATTGCTCTGATCTCCGCTCTGGGCTTTGTAAAGATCGATCTGCTTGGCTTTTCCCTCGGCGGGTTCGTGGCGCAGGATATTGCGCTGAAGGTGCCGGGTCTTGTGCGAAAACTCGTTCTGACCGGCACTGGCCCGGCAGGCGGCAAAGGTATCGAGAAGGTTGGGCCTGTATCCTGGCCGCTGATGATCAAGGGCTTGCTGACTTTGCGAGACCCAAAAGTCTACCTGTTCTTCACGTCCACGGCCAATGGCCGCAAAGCCGCAAACGCCTTTCTGGCAAGGCTGAAGGAGCGCAAGGTAGATCGGGACAAAGGAGCCACACCAGAGGTTTTGTTGCGGCAACTGAAGGCAATCAAGAGCTGGGCACAGCAGACGCCTCAGGATCTCGGCAGCATCCGCATTCCTGTACTTATCGCGAATGGCGACAGCGATATCATGGTCCCGACCGCAAACAGCATCGATATGGCGCGCCGGATCCAAGGTCCACAATTGATTATCTACGAAGATGCCGGGCATGGCGGAATTTTTCAGCACTACGCCGACTTTGTTCCGAAGGCCTTGTCCTTCCTTGAAGCCTGA
- a CDS encoding crotonase/enoyl-CoA hydratase family protein yields the protein MSEKIQVGQIRTEVHGHVFKIIIDNVAKKNSFSPQMMAQMSDAMTLLDRTDDYWVGVLCAEGPDFTAGLDMPKFFGPKAENTEIKPGSIDAFALKSRCRKPIVTAVQGICFTIGIEMMLAGDIVVSADDARFCQMESKRGIAPLGGAHFRYLTRAGWGDAMYHLFLCDEFDAVRAHKIGFVQEVVAPGQQIARAMEIANLIAKNAPIGIQVTKEAALKYIEAGEKAAIDYIPKIKERVLSSEDMKEGIQSFVERRSAIFRGK from the coding sequence ATGAGCGAGAAAATCCAGGTCGGGCAAATCCGCACCGAGGTGCACGGTCACGTCTTCAAGATTATCATCGACAACGTGGCGAAGAAGAACTCGTTCAGTCCGCAGATGATGGCGCAGATGTCGGATGCGATGACGCTTCTCGATCGGACGGACGATTATTGGGTCGGGGTGCTCTGTGCCGAAGGCCCGGATTTCACGGCTGGGCTGGATATGCCGAAGTTCTTCGGACCCAAAGCCGAGAATACCGAGATCAAGCCTGGCAGCATCGATGCGTTCGCACTGAAAAGCCGGTGCCGCAAGCCGATCGTGACGGCGGTACAGGGGATCTGTTTCACGATCGGAATCGAAATGATGCTGGCCGGTGATATCGTCGTGTCGGCCGATGACGCCCGGTTCTGCCAGATGGAATCCAAGCGCGGGATTGCACCGCTTGGTGGCGCGCACTTTCGCTATCTGACCCGGGCCGGCTGGGGAGACGCGATGTATCACTTGTTCCTGTGCGACGAGTTCGATGCGGTCCGGGCTCACAAGATAGGGTTTGTTCAGGAGGTCGTTGCACCCGGCCAACAGATCGCGCGTGCAATGGAGATTGCGAACCTGATCGCCAAGAACGCTCCGATCGGCATTCAGGTAACCAAGGAAGCTGCGCTGAAATACATCGAGGCCGGCGAAAAAGCTGCGATCGACTACATCCCGAAGATCAAGGAACGCGTCCTTAGCAGCGAAGACATGAAAGAAGGCATCCAGTCTTTCGTGGAACGTCGCTCTGCAATATTCCGTGGGAAATAG
- a CDS encoding tripartite tricarboxylate transporter substrate binding protein — protein sequence MNLSRICMQGLVLTALAVGASPAARAEGYPNKPITIKVAFPAGGPADVSIRAANIVLQRNLGSSLITENVPGANGSISVMAVLRAGPDGYTLLGTAGTDFLVAPFMVASAKYQADKFRLLGVVGISDFVLLSSNAHSFKNVDEMIAYARRPGSKELTLAHWGTGSTSHIVGADLQQRTGAKFLEVPYRGVAPVLADMSGGHIDLTFAPLGGSTLSLIQTGQVKAIAVASASRNPALPDVPTIGESAWGKNFEYSLWSALFAPPGTPDEVVTRLNEAMNEWTTSEDNLARIQRDASRRLEPMSVDQAEAFLKSEREKYIAMVRALNLQPQ from the coding sequence ATGAACCTCTCAAGAATCTGCATGCAAGGGCTGGTGCTGACCGCGCTTGCCGTCGGCGCGAGCCCCGCCGCCAGGGCAGAGGGCTACCCAAATAAGCCGATCACGATCAAGGTGGCTTTCCCCGCCGGCGGCCCGGCGGATGTGTCGATCCGAGCTGCGAATATCGTGCTGCAGCGCAATCTCGGCTCTTCTCTGATTACCGAGAACGTTCCTGGCGCCAACGGGTCGATCAGCGTCATGGCTGTCCTCAGGGCCGGTCCTGATGGTTACACGCTGCTCGGCACAGCAGGCACGGATTTCCTGGTCGCGCCCTTCATGGTTGCCTCCGCGAAATACCAGGCTGACAAGTTCCGCCTGCTAGGAGTGGTCGGGATCTCCGATTTTGTCCTCTTGTCCAGCAACGCTCATTCCTTCAAGAACGTCGACGAAATGATCGCCTATGCGCGCAGGCCCGGCAGCAAGGAGCTGACGCTGGCTCATTGGGGCACCGGTTCGACATCGCATATCGTTGGCGCGGATTTGCAGCAGCGGACCGGCGCGAAATTTCTGGAAGTGCCCTACAGGGGCGTCGCGCCGGTGCTGGCCGACATGTCGGGTGGACACATTGACCTCACCTTTGCGCCACTAGGCGGCTCGACGCTCAGCCTGATCCAGACCGGCCAAGTCAAGGCGATCGCCGTCGCCAGCGCGAGTCGCAATCCAGCCCTGCCGGACGTGCCGACGATTGGTGAGAGCGCATGGGGCAAGAATTTCGAATACAGTCTCTGGTCGGCGCTGTTTGCGCCGCCCGGCACGCCGGATGAGGTTGTCACTCGGTTGAACGAGGCGATGAATGAATGGACCACAAGCGAAGATAACCTCGCACGGATCCAGAGGGATGCCTCCCGACGACTGGAACCAATGAGTGTCGATCAGGCCGAGGCCTTTCTCAAAAGTGAGCGCGAAAAATACATTGCCATGGTGCGCGCGCTAAATCTGCAGCCACAATAG
- a CDS encoding helix-turn-helix domain-containing protein, with translation MSSVKQSRLANKECSMARAMEVVGDRWSILILREAFYGVKRFDEFEYYVGIAPNILSTRLRKFVDAGVMTRVPLPEHAGRYEYVLTEKGRDFFPAYLALKKWGDDWLAEPAGPQVVFRDRIAGRPIEYPELRTTGGKPLRLEDVEVMAGSGAVQFNRKRFGGGAADRDAADARATVKRGKRK, from the coding sequence ATGTCCAGTGTCAAGCAAAGCCGTCTTGCGAACAAGGAATGTTCCATGGCGCGCGCTATGGAGGTGGTCGGTGATCGCTGGTCGATCTTGATCCTGCGGGAGGCCTTCTACGGCGTCAAACGTTTCGACGAGTTCGAATACTATGTTGGGATTGCTCCCAATATCTTGAGCACCCGGCTGAGGAAATTTGTCGATGCCGGCGTGATGACGCGGGTGCCACTTCCCGAACACGCGGGTCGATACGAGTACGTTCTGACCGAGAAGGGACGCGATTTCTTTCCGGCCTATCTCGCGTTGAAGAAATGGGGGGACGACTGGCTGGCGGAGCCGGCCGGGCCGCAGGTTGTGTTCCGCGACCGCATTGCCGGGCGCCCGATCGAATATCCGGAATTGCGGACGACTGGCGGCAAGCCGCTGCGGCTTGAGGACGTCGAAGTTATGGCGGGTTCTGGCGCCGTCCAGTTCAATCGTAAGCGATTTGGCGGTGGTGCTGCTGATCGCGATGCGGCTGACGCAAGGGCGACGGTCAAGCGAGGAAAGCGCAAGTAA
- a CDS encoding enoyl-CoA hydratase/isomerase family protein, producing the protein MSEEAFVTREERGNISVLTMVYRPYNLLGPKLINAIVAQVEEAQTAGSRAIVIRSGLRHFSAGADLDIFDKRVAAESIDQDGENRRLNGVEFLRFMELLPIPLIASVHGVCLGGGLELALSCDYIIAASSAKIGSVEATLGLHPLLGGIQRQVQRIGAQRAKEMSMLARRYDAPTLEKWGLINLTVPEESLETATMAIAEEFAQGPTVAHAATKELAHIAVNQGVVAADEAMARVQAPIWASEDLKTGLASFRKNGPGLAKFAGR; encoded by the coding sequence TTGTCCGAGGAAGCATTTGTGACGCGCGAAGAGCGCGGCAATATCTCTGTCTTGACCATGGTGTACCGGCCGTACAATCTGCTCGGCCCCAAGCTCATCAACGCGATCGTGGCGCAGGTGGAGGAGGCGCAAACGGCCGGCAGCCGCGCCATCGTCATCCGTAGCGGACTGCGGCATTTCTCCGCCGGTGCCGATCTCGACATCTTCGATAAGCGGGTCGCGGCGGAGAGCATCGATCAGGATGGCGAGAATCGGCGGCTGAACGGTGTCGAGTTTCTGCGCTTCATGGAGCTATTGCCGATTCCGCTGATCGCGAGCGTTCACGGCGTCTGCCTGGGTGGCGGGCTCGAGCTTGCGCTGTCGTGCGACTATATCATTGCGGCCTCTTCGGCGAAGATCGGCTCGGTCGAGGCGACGCTTGGGCTGCATCCCTTGCTGGGAGGAATCCAGCGTCAGGTGCAGCGGATCGGTGCGCAACGCGCAAAGGAAATGTCGATGCTGGCGCGACGCTATGATGCGCCGACGCTGGAGAAGTGGGGATTGATTAATCTTACTGTCCCGGAAGAATCGTTGGAAACGGCGACGATGGCCATCGCGGAGGAGTTTGCGCAAGGACCGACCGTGGCGCATGCCGCGACCAAGGAACTCGCGCATATCGCGGTTAACCAAGGCGTGGTAGCTGCGGACGAGGCGATGGCAAGAGTACAGGCGCCGATCTGGGCCTCGGAAGACCTCAAGACCGGTCTTGCGTCATTCCGCAAGAACGGGCCCGGTCTCGCCAAGTTCGCGGGACGCTGA
- a CDS encoding helix-turn-helix domain-containing protein yields MNKLSTQPCMIARSLALVGDAWSMLIMRDAHGGLTRFDDFRKSLGIAPTMLAGRLAALVYEGLLEKRRYSDRPPRDEYVLTEAGRDFLPVLFAMSAWGRKHRGGGKTIRFFDAENGTEIDPLTIDRATGAPIGTRSIRIAAPE; encoded by the coding sequence ATGAATAAACTTTCGACCCAGCCTTGCATGATCGCCCGCAGCCTCGCGCTTGTCGGGGATGCATGGAGCATGCTGATCATGCGCGACGCCCATGGGGGGCTGACCCGCTTCGACGACTTTCGTAAGAGTCTCGGTATCGCGCCGACGATGCTGGCGGGTCGGCTTGCAGCCCTGGTTTACGAGGGATTGCTGGAGAAACGTCGCTATTCAGACCGTCCGCCGCGAGACGAGTATGTGCTGACGGAAGCCGGGCGGGACTTTTTGCCGGTGCTGTTTGCGATGAGCGCGTGGGGACGAAAGCATCGCGGCGGAGGCAAGACGATCCGGTTCTTCGACGCCGAGAACGGAACGGAGATCGATCCCCTCACCATCGACCGCGCGACCGGCGCTCCGATCGGAACACGTTCCATTCGTATCGCCGCACCCGAATGA
- a CDS encoding NADP-dependent oxidoreductase: protein MKAFVVDKYKKKGALRLANLPEPEMQDDDVLVQVRAAGVNPLDSRVRDGEFKLILPYRPPFILGHDVAGIVVRVGRNVRRFKVGNEVYARPRDHRVGTFAEFIAVNEADVAPKPKNISMEEAASIPLVGLTAWQALVEVGKLKPGQKVFIQAGSGGVGTFAIQLAKHLGTFVATTTSTKNVELVKSLGADLVIDYKTRDFEKVLSGYDLVLHSQETKTIAKSLRVLKPGGLLISISGPPDPEFAKEQGMNLFLKLVMRLLSRGVRKKARSLGVRFSFLFMRAQGQQLREITSLIESGPIRPVVDKVFPFEKLGDALAYVEAGHAMGKVVIAVKQ, encoded by the coding sequence ATGAAGGCGTTCGTGGTCGACAAATACAAGAAGAAAGGCGCTCTGCGCTTGGCCAATTTGCCGGAGCCGGAGATGCAGGACGACGATGTCTTGGTTCAAGTTCGTGCAGCCGGCGTGAACCCTCTGGACTCCAGAGTAAGGGACGGAGAATTCAAGCTCATACTGCCGTATCGTCCGCCTTTCATTCTGGGGCACGATGTTGCTGGGATAGTCGTCAGGGTCGGCCGCAATGTCAGGCGGTTCAAGGTCGGCAACGAGGTCTATGCTCGGCCGCGCGATCATCGGGTCGGAACATTCGCCGAATTCATTGCCGTGAATGAAGCGGACGTGGCGCCAAAGCCCAAGAACATCAGCATGGAAGAGGCCGCCTCTATCCCGCTGGTTGGGCTGACCGCCTGGCAGGCGCTGGTCGAGGTGGGCAAGTTGAAGCCTGGCCAGAAGGTCTTCATCCAGGCTGGCTCCGGTGGGGTGGGGACTTTCGCCATCCAACTCGCCAAGCATCTCGGTACATTCGTTGCGACGACGACAAGCACGAAGAATGTCGAGTTGGTTAAGAGTCTCGGCGCGGACTTGGTCATCGACTACAAGACCCGGGATTTCGAAAAGGTCTTGTCGGGCTACGATCTGGTCCTGCACAGCCAGGAGACCAAGACGATTGCAAAATCCCTACGCGTGTTGAAACCAGGCGGCTTGCTCATCTCGATCTCCGGGCCGCCCGACCCCGAATTCGCCAAGGAGCAAGGTATGAACCTCTTCCTGAAACTGGTGATGCGCTTGCTGAGCCGCGGTGTGCGGAAAAAAGCCAGAAGCCTTGGTGTGCGTTTTTCATTCCTATTCATGCGCGCGCAGGGGCAGCAGCTGCGCGAAATCACCTCTCTGATCGAGTCCGGCCCGATCCGTCCGGTTGTGGACAAAGTGTTCCCGTTCGAAAAGCTTGGCGATGCGCTCGCCTATGTCGAGGCCGGGCACGCAATGGGCAAGGTCGTCATTGCAGTGAAGCAATAG
- a CDS encoding SDR family oxidoreductase, which yields MTQSNRDTQTFTQGVALIVGGGPGISSSCARLFAESGMRVGVAARNPEKEVLRTLEKAYGVRRYACDASEPAAVARLFEDVVQDIGTPRLVVHNIDGRVPGIFRKNIIEADPAMAFETLRNSAFSAFLVGQRAARLMLGNEPDANGARGTIIFTNASASLKGFPSSGAFAMACHAKSGLAQSMARELMPQGVHVANVPIDAAVGWTQEDGTRSHRFAGTTVDDDMADPVHIAHTYLHLHRQHRSTWAFEVVLRPWVEKW from the coding sequence ATGACTCAATCTAACCGCGACACCCAAACGTTCACCCAAGGCGTTGCTCTCATTGTCGGCGGCGGACCGGGCATCAGCTCGAGTTGCGCCAGGCTGTTCGCGGAAAGTGGCATGCGTGTCGGTGTTGCAGCCAGGAATCCCGAAAAAGAGGTCCTTCGAACTCTCGAGAAGGCGTATGGCGTGCGTCGGTACGCCTGCGATGCAAGCGAACCGGCAGCCGTGGCACGGCTGTTCGAGGATGTCGTTCAAGACATCGGGACGCCGAGGCTTGTTGTGCACAACATCGACGGCCGGGTTCCCGGCATCTTCCGCAAGAACATTATCGAAGCGGACCCTGCCATGGCGTTCGAAACGCTTCGAAATTCGGCGTTCAGCGCGTTTTTGGTTGGGCAACGAGCAGCTCGTCTCATGCTCGGAAATGAACCAGATGCCAATGGTGCGAGAGGAACGATCATCTTCACGAACGCCAGCGCATCGCTCAAAGGCTTTCCGTCAAGTGGCGCATTTGCAATGGCATGTCATGCCAAGTCCGGACTCGCACAAAGCATGGCGAGAGAACTGATGCCGCAGGGCGTTCACGTAGCGAATGTGCCGATCGACGCCGCGGTCGGCTGGACGCAGGAGGACGGGACCCGCTCGCACCGGTTCGCCGGAACGACTGTCGACGACGATATGGCGGACCCCGTCCATATCGCACACACCTATCTGCACCTGCATCGCCAACACCGGTCGACTTGGGCGTTCGAAGTCGTGCTCCGGCCGTGGGTCGAGAAATGGTGA
- a CDS encoding helix-turn-helix transcriptional regulator, with translation MLVISRQIKAARVLAGWEQYELAVKTGLGISTIRRLEALEGKICAHFDTVERIRRAFAEAGVSFLGYPCPGVKLDCVDKTQENA, from the coding sequence ATGTTGGTCATATCACGGCAGATCAAGGCCGCGCGAGTGCTGGCCGGGTGGGAGCAGTACGAACTTGCTGTAAAAACCGGTCTGGGCATATCGACCATTCGCCGACTGGAGGCTTTGGAAGGCAAGATTTGCGCTCATTTCGACACTGTCGAGCGAATAAGGAGAGCGTTTGCGGAGGCAGGAGTGAGCTTTCTGGGGTATCCCTGTCCCGGCGTAAAATTAGACTGCGTCGACAAAACCCAGGAAAATGCTTGA
- a CDS encoding NADH:flavin oxidoreductase: MSGDVLFRPFRLKELNFPNRVVMAPMTRSFSPDGIPSEDVARYYRRRAEGAVGFIISEGTGVDRPASLNDPNVPRFHGAKELAGWRRVVDEVHAAGGLMAPQLWHVGAVRGRAQNWSPPGAYDSPSGLSRPEKKFGEPMSDEDIADAIRAFADAALAAKRLGFDAVELHGAHGYLIDQFFWEGTNRREDAYGGKDLPGRARFAADIVRATRKSVGTDFPILLRISQWKQQNYEVKLADTPRALEAWLKPLVDAGVDILHCSQRRFWEPEFDGSDLNFAGWAKKVTGVPTISVGSVGLTGEFIAAYSGESSRPASLDELIRRLDREEFDLVAVGRALLQDPHWLLKVRDGRTEELMAFERTAFAALS; the protein is encoded by the coding sequence ATGTCCGGCGACGTACTTTTTCGACCTTTCCGGCTGAAAGAACTAAACTTTCCGAACCGGGTCGTTATGGCGCCGATGACGCGCTCATTCTCTCCGGACGGAATTCCGAGCGAAGACGTCGCCCGGTACTACCGCCGCCGTGCCGAAGGAGCGGTCGGGTTCATCATCTCGGAGGGTACGGGTGTCGATCGTCCGGCATCCCTGAACGATCCAAATGTTCCTCGCTTTCATGGCGCGAAGGAGCTGGCGGGGTGGCGGCGTGTGGTTGACGAGGTGCACGCCGCGGGTGGCCTGATGGCACCGCAGCTATGGCACGTCGGAGCCGTTCGCGGACGCGCTCAGAATTGGTCTCCTCCCGGTGCCTACGACAGTCCGTCAGGCCTGTCGCGACCGGAGAAAAAGTTCGGCGAGCCGATGAGCGACGAGGACATCGCAGACGCCATTCGCGCTTTCGCCGATGCGGCGCTCGCGGCGAAGCGTTTGGGGTTCGATGCAGTCGAATTGCACGGCGCGCACGGCTATCTGATTGATCAGTTCTTTTGGGAGGGTACCAATCGCCGCGAGGACGCCTATGGAGGCAAGGATCTGCCCGGCCGGGCCAGGTTTGCCGCTGATATCGTTCGCGCGACGCGCAAGTCGGTCGGAACGGATTTTCCGATATTGCTCCGGATCAGCCAGTGGAAGCAGCAGAACTATGAAGTGAAGCTGGCCGATACGCCTCGCGCATTGGAAGCCTGGCTCAAACCTCTGGTCGACGCAGGAGTCGACATTTTGCATTGCTCACAACGGCGCTTCTGGGAGCCCGAGTTCGATGGCTCCGATTTGAATTTCGCGGGGTGGGCCAAGAAGGTGACGGGAGTGCCGACGATTTCGGTCGGGTCAGTCGGTTTGACCGGCGAGTTCATTGCCGCATACAGCGGCGAGAGTTCCCGTCCGGCATCACTTGACGAGCTGATCCGCCGCCTCGATCGCGAGGAGTTCGATCTCGTCGCGGTGGGCCGGGCACTCCTTCAGGATCCGCACTGGCTATTGAAGGTACGTGACGGCCGGACGGAAGAACTGATGGCTTTCGAACGGACCGCGTTCGCGGCGCTGAGCTGA
- a CDS encoding CaiB/BaiF CoA-transferase family protein produces the protein MSGPLSGIRVVDFSRVLAGPLCARTLQDLGAEVIKIEPPSPDVSRFAFPSTDGMSGYYAQQNAGKRNVSINLNIPGAYEMALKLCDTADIVVENFRAGTLGFFGLDYATLSKRNPRLIYASITGYGQGGPWRSRMAYAPTVQAEAGFTENSVRHYGSALTEPRTDSLSHADVYAGLQAVIAILAALNSRQKTGQGQYIDVAMAATLLAVNERAHVDLSDDDIGAEPAVLGATDCSFFTGPQGEHFTVATSIVGSRTFPSWLRAMRRVDLMDDPRFSSAAARRLNFGVLHQIIQSWILTFPDMASLDAQFDEAKIAMGEIRSIKELTASEWSDYWGAVQRVSDRSGGEYRLPGRPWHFSAEELTPIGTPAFQGEHNFAVFSELGVSEAELKRLTEAGVLVSHRRVLQPEIVAKPEAEPGQAA, from the coding sequence ATGAGTGGCCCTCTCAGTGGAATCCGTGTGGTCGATTTCTCCCGCGTGTTGGCCGGCCCGCTGTGCGCGCGGACGCTGCAGGATCTTGGCGCCGAGGTGATCAAGATCGAACCGCCAAGCCCCGATGTTTCGCGCTTCGCGTTTCCATCGACCGACGGCATGTCGGGCTATTACGCCCAGCAAAATGCTGGCAAACGGAATGTCAGTATCAATCTCAATATTCCGGGCGCCTACGAAATGGCGCTGAAACTATGCGACACGGCCGATATCGTGGTCGAAAATTTCCGGGCGGGCACGCTGGGTTTCTTCGGCTTGGATTACGCGACGTTGTCGAAACGCAACCCGCGCCTGATCTACGCGTCGATCACCGGCTATGGGCAGGGTGGACCATGGCGGAGCCGGATGGCTTATGCGCCGACCGTGCAGGCCGAGGCCGGCTTCACCGAAAACAGCGTCCGTCACTATGGCAGCGCGCTGACGGAGCCGCGTACCGACAGCCTGTCGCATGCCGACGTTTACGCCGGGTTGCAGGCTGTGATTGCAATCCTCGCAGCCCTCAACAGTCGGCAGAAGACGGGGCAAGGCCAGTATATCGACGTCGCCATGGCGGCGACGCTGCTCGCGGTCAACGAACGCGCGCATGTCGATCTGTCCGACGACGACATCGGTGCGGAGCCTGCGGTGCTCGGGGCGACCGATTGCTCGTTCTTCACAGGGCCGCAAGGCGAGCACTTCACCGTCGCGACCAGCATCGTCGGCAGCCGGACCTTTCCGTCGTGGCTGCGCGCCATGCGCCGGGTCGACCTGATGGATGATCCGCGCTTCTCCAGCGCTGCCGCGCGCCGCTTGAATTTCGGCGTGCTGCACCAGATCATCCAGTCCTGGATCCTAACCTTCCCCGATATGGCGAGCCTCGACGCCCAATTCGACGAGGCCAAGATCGCCATGGGCGAGATCCGCTCGATCAAGGAGCTCACGGCGTCCGAATGGAGCGATTACTGGGGCGCTGTCCAACGCGTCTCGGACCGCAGCGGCGGCGAGTACCGGTTGCCGGGCCGGCCGTGGCATTTTTCCGCGGAAGAGTTGACTCCGATTGGTACGCCTGCCTTTCAGGGCGAGCACAATTTCGCGGTCTTCAGCGAACTCGGCGTCAGCGAGGCAGAATTGAAGCGTCTAACCGAAGCTGGCGTGCTCGTTTCGCATCGGCGTGTGCTACAGCCCGAGATCGTTGCCAAGCCGGAAGCCGAGCCGGGGCAGGCCGCCTGA
- a CDS encoding enoyl-CoA hydratase-related protein, producing MNDGSISIDTGTDELLCAIRDRVAVITLNRPEARNALSDHLTPALRRMIKRNGEDPNVGALLITGAGTAFCSGGDVKGMGGGNSAAPAMSFEDKVARLRERQRTLTGVLVSVRKPTIAALPGPAAGAGLAIALACDIRIAAESAIMTTGYARIALTGDYGISWLLTRLAGTARARELMFLSERLDARRCEALGLVNRVVSDSELQHETFAVARTLANGPGSAFGSIKDNLDLALSVDFLTSLDQEAERMVVAAGTAQHAEAVRAFIEKRSPKYG from the coding sequence ATGAATGATGGATCAATCTCGATCGACACAGGGACGGACGAACTGCTGTGCGCGATCCGAGATCGCGTCGCAGTGATTACGTTGAACCGACCCGAAGCGCGAAATGCGCTGTCCGACCATCTCACGCCGGCGTTGCGCCGGATGATCAAGCGCAATGGTGAGGACCCGAATGTTGGCGCACTGCTGATTACCGGTGCAGGCACCGCTTTCTGTTCGGGCGGCGACGTCAAGGGGATGGGCGGCGGCAACTCCGCCGCACCCGCCATGTCATTCGAGGACAAGGTTGCGCGATTGCGGGAACGTCAGCGAACCCTGACCGGCGTGCTCGTCTCGGTCCGTAAACCCACCATCGCCGCGTTGCCGGGACCTGCGGCTGGCGCCGGGCTTGCGATCGCGCTCGCCTGCGACATTCGTATTGCAGCCGAATCCGCCATCATGACGACCGGTTACGCCAGGATTGCGCTGACCGGCGATTACGGCATTTCGTGGCTATTGACCCGGCTGGCCGGAACGGCGCGTGCGCGTGAACTGATGTTTTTGTCCGAACGGCTCGATGCACGCCGCTGCGAAGCGCTGGGGCTGGTAAATCGCGTGGTGTCCGATTCTGAACTGCAACACGAAACATTTGCAGTGGCGAGGACGTTGGCAAACGGTCCAGGAAGCGCGTTTGGCTCCATCAAGGATAATCTCGATCTTGCGCTTTCGGTTGACTTCCTGACGTCATTGGATCAAGAGGCCGAGAGGATGGTCGTTGCGGCGGGCACTGCGCAGCACGCCGAAGCCGTCCGGGCTTTCATTGAGAAACGTTCTCCCAAATACGGGTGA
- a CDS encoding SDR family NAD(P)-dependent oxidoreductase, whose protein sequence is MTEKPIAIVTGVGPGTGAAIVKRFSAGGFRVMALARSPELINNLAQELPDVHAMTCDVTDESQVRTVVADVKRRFGAAEALIHNAVGGGWGNFREIDPKMLKDNFEVNVMGLLYLAREVAPDMIDRGKGAILVTGNTSSIRGKANFAGFAPTKAAQRILAESIARDMGPLGIHVSYVLIDAVIDTPRMRSRMSDKPDEFFIKPAAIADELYHLYGQDRSAWSFLTELRPFHETW, encoded by the coding sequence ATGACCGAGAAACCAATCGCGATCGTGACCGGAGTAGGCCCGGGCACCGGAGCTGCCATCGTCAAGCGCTTCTCTGCCGGCGGCTTCCGTGTCATGGCGCTTGCTCGTTCGCCCGAGCTCATCAATAACCTCGCGCAAGAGCTTCCCGATGTCCACGCGATGACCTGCGACGTTACAGACGAGAGCCAGGTGCGGACCGTTGTCGCCGACGTTAAGCGCCGTTTCGGCGCGGCCGAAGCTCTCATCCACAACGCGGTCGGAGGGGGCTGGGGAAACTTCCGCGAGATCGACCCGAAGATGCTGAAGGACAACTTCGAGGTCAACGTGATGGGCTTGTTGTACCTGGCGCGCGAAGTCGCTCCTGACATGATCGATCGCGGCAAGGGCGCAATCCTGGTCACCGGAAACACGTCTTCGATCCGGGGGAAGGCCAATTTCGCCGGCTTCGCGCCGACAAAAGCAGCCCAGCGTATTCTGGCCGAATCGATCGCGCGGGACATGGGGCCTCTCGGCATTCACGTCTCCTACGTTCTCATTGACGCCGTGATTGATACACCCCGGATGCGCTCAAGGATGAGCGACAAACCGGATGAATTCTTCATCAAGCCTGCCGCGATCGCCGATGAACTGTATCATCTGTACGGTCAGGACCGGTCGGCCTGGTCGTTCCTTACGGAATTGCGACCGTTCCACGAAACCTGGTGA